From the genome of Gavia stellata isolate bGavSte3 chromosome 3, bGavSte3.hap2, whole genome shotgun sequence, one region includes:
- the LOC132316720 gene encoding feather keratin 1-like, with product MACYDLCRPCGPTPLANSCNEPCVRQCEDSRVVIQPPAVLVTLPGPILSSFPQNTAVGSSSSAAVGNILSSQGVPISSGGFGYGFGFGGLGCFGGRRGCYPC from the coding sequence ATGGCCTGCTACGACCTCTGCCGCCCCTGCGGACCCACCCCACTGGCTAACAGCTGCAacgagccctgtgtcaggcagtgcgaGGACTCCCGCGTCGTCATCCAGCCTCCCGCCGTGCTCGTCACCCTGCcaggacccatcctcagctccttcccacagaacaccGCCGTCGGATCCTCCTCATCCGCTGCCGTGGGCAACAtcctcagctcccagggagTGCCCATCTCCTCCGGTGGCTTTGGCTACGGCTTCGGCTTTGGAGGCCTGGGCTGCTTCGGGGGCAGAAGAGGCTGCTACCCCTGCTAA
- the LOC132316736 gene encoding feather keratin 1-like has translation MACYDLCRPCGPTPLADSCNEPCVRQCEDSRVVIQPPAVLVTLPGPILSSFPQNTAVGSSSSAAVGNILSSQGVPISSGGFGYGYGFGGLGCFGGRRGCYPC, from the coding sequence ATGGCCTGCTACGACCTCTGCCGCCCCTGCGGACCCACCCCGCTGGCTGACAGCTGCAacgagccctgtgtcaggcagtgcgaGGACTCCCGCGTCGTCATCCAGCCTCCCGCCGTGCTTGTCACCCTGCcaggacccatcctcagctccttcccacagaacaccGCCGTCGGATCCTCCTCATCCGCTGCCGTGGGCAACAtcctcagctcccagggagTGCCCATCTCCTCCGGTGGCTTCGGCTATGGCTATGGCTTTGGAGGCCTGGGCTGCTTCGGCGGCAGAAGAGGCTGCTACCCCTGCTAA
- the LOC132316797 gene encoding feather keratin 1-like: MACYDLCRPCGPTPLADSCNEPCVRQCEDSRVVIQPPAVLVTLPGPILSSFPQNTAVGSSSSAAVGNILSSQGVPISSGGFGYSYGFGGLGCIRGRRGCYPC; this comes from the coding sequence ATGGCCTGCTACGACCTCTGCCGCCCCTGCGGACCCACCCCGCTGGCTGACAGCTGCAacgagccctgtgtcaggcagtgcgaGGACTCCCGCGTCGTCATCCAGCCTCCCGCCGTGCTCGTCACCCTGCcaggacccatcctcagctccttcccacagaacaccGCCGTCGGATCCTCCTCATCCGCTGCCGTGGGCAACAtcctcagctcccagggagTGCCCATCTCCTCCGGCGGCTTCGGCTACAGCTATGGCTTTGGAGGCCTGGGCTGCATcaggggcaggagaggctgctaCCCCTGCTAA
- the LOC132316727 gene encoding feather keratin-like — translation MACYDLCRPCGPTPLADSCNEPCVRQCEDSRVVIQPSTVLVTLPGPILSSFPQNTAVGSSSSAAVGNILSSQGVPVSSGGFGYGYGFGGLGCFSGRRGCYPC, via the coding sequence ATGGCCTGCTACGACCTCTGCCGCCCCTGCGGACCCACCCCGCTGGCTGACAGCTGCAacgagccctgtgtcaggcagtgcgaGGACTCCCGCGTCGTCATCCAGCCTTCCACCGTGCTCGTCACCCTGCcaggacccatcctcagctccttcccacagaacaccGCCGTCGGATCCTCCTCATCCGCTGCCGTCGGCAACAtcctcagctcccagggagTGCCCGTCTCCTCCGGAGGCTTCGGCTACGGCTATGGCTTTGGAGGCCTGGGCTGCTTCAGTGGCAGAAGAGGCTGCTACCCCTGCTAA
- the LOC132322115 gene encoding feather keratin-like: protein MACYDLCRPCGPTPLANSCNEPCVRQCEDSRVVIQPSTVVVTLPGPILSSFPQNTAVGSSSSAAVGNILSSQGVPISSGGFGYGFGFGGLGCFGGRRGCYPC, encoded by the coding sequence ATGGCCTGCTACGACCTCTGCCGCCCCTGCGGACCCACCCCGCTGGCTAACAGCTGCAacgagccctgtgtcaggcagtgcgaGGACTCCCGTGTCGTTATCCAGCCTTCCACCGTGGTCGTCACCCTGCcaggacccatcctcagctccttcccacagaacaccGCCGTCGGATCCTCCTCATCCGCTGCCGTGGGCAACAtcctcagctcccagggagTGCCCATCTCCTCCGGTGGCTTTGGCTACGGCTTCGGCTTTGGAGGCCTGGGCTGCTTCGGCGGCAGAAGAGGCTGCTACCCCTGCTAA